GTCTAGTGTTATCCATTTTAAAGGTGAAAGCACGTTAAAGGATAAGTTTTATGCGCGTCGTTTTTATGGCGCTATGCAAATGTTTTATAAAAAACATTTTAAAAAAAATATATTATTTGACATGTTGGTCTGGTCTGGTATTAGGTTAGTATATGTTTTTCGGAAAATACCAACCAATCGACAGAAAAAAATCAGCCAATATATTTTTCTTTCTGATGTAACAAATGAAAAACTGAAAAGGGTTTTACCAAAGAAAATCATTTTCAAACAGAAATTGGATACGGTTGAAAAGAAATCTGAAATTATTTTTAATGCGAATAGTTATAGCTATAAAAGCATTATCAAAATGATAGAGGATAATAAAAACAAAGCAATTACTTTTAAAATTTTACCTAAAAATTCTAATTTTGTACTAGGAAGTGATGATGCAATATCTAGAGGAGAGGTAATTAATTTATAATGGTTTTATTATAAATAATTTAAAAAAATTAATGATTTTTTATTAATTTTGCAAACGAAATTTAAAAAATAAGCATTACGTTATTAATATGGCAAAGTTTGAGCTTAAATTACCGAAAATGGGTGAAAGTGTTGCAGAGGCAACAATAACATCTTGGTTAAAGGAGGTTGGAGATACTATTGAAATGGATGAGCCTGTTTTAGAAATAGCAACAGATAAAGTGGATAGTGAGGTGCCAAGTGAGGTAGATGGTGTTTTAGTTGAGAAGTTTTTTAATGCAGATGATGTTGTTCAAGTTGGTCAAGTTATTGCCGTTATTGAAATAGAAGGTAGTGGTGATTCCGAATCTGTTTCTTCAAGTGAAGAAGAACAGCATCAAGAAGAAGTTGTTGAACAGGTCATGGAAACTATTGCAGTAGCTAAAGAAACGGTTGAATCTATAATTTCAAACGGTGAGCGGTTTTATTCACCGCTTGTTAAAAATATAGCGAAACAAGAAGGCGTTAGCCAACAAGAACTAGATGCTATTTCTGGCAGTGGAAAAGATGGACGCGTTACTAAAAATGATATTCTTGGTTATATAGAAAACAGAGGAGGAACTAACCAAGAACCTATGACGCAGAATATCGAAACCCCTGTTGTTCAACCTATATCTGTAGAAAAACCAAAAACAACCACAGCTCCAGTAGTTTCTAATGGAGAAGATGAGATTGTAGAAATGACCAGAATGGGCAAAATTATTGCACATCATATGGTTGAATCTGTGCAAACATCGGCACATGTACAAAGTTTTATTGAAGCCGATGTTACCACAATTTGGAATTGGAGAAAGAAAGTTAAGGACGGATTTATGAAGCGTGAAGGAGAGAATTTAACCTTTACACCAATTTTTATGGAAGCCATTGCTAAAGCACTTCGTGATTTTCCGATGATGAATATCTCTCTTCAAGGGGATACCATTGTGAAAAAGAAAAACATCAATTTAGGTATGGCAGCAGCTTTACCTGACGGTAATTTAATTGTGCCAGTTATAAAAAATGCTGATCAACTTAATTTAGTTGGTATGACGAAGCAAGTTAATGATTTGGCAAATAGAGCGCGATTAAATAAATTAAAACCAGACGATATTCAGGGTGGTACATATACTGTAACTAATGTTGGGACATTTGGTAGTATTATGGGGACTCCAATAATTAATCAACCACAAGTTGGTATTTTGGCACTTGGAGCTATTAGAAAGGTACCTGCAGTCATCGAAACTCCAGAAGGTGATTTTATAGGAATTCGTTATAAAATGTTCTTATCACATTCATACGACCATCGCGTTGTTAATGGTGCACTTGGAGGACAGTTTGTAAAAGCAGTAAAGGATTATCTGGAAGCTTGGGATAGTCATAGAGAAATATGATTTTAAAAAACGAATGTATATAAAACCAACTTTAAAACAGTTGGTTTTTTTGTTTCTACACTTTAGCAATTTAGTATCTTTACAACTTAATAATTACTCAAATGCAGCTAAATCTGACTAAACCCATTTGTTTTTTTGATCTTGAGACTACGGGAGTTAACATATCAAAAGATCGCATCGTTGAAATTTCTATTCTTAAAGTGTTCCCTAACGGAACAGAAGAAAGCAAAACGTGGCTGGTAAATCCAGAAATGACTATTCCAAAAGATGTTATTGAGATTCATGGTATTACCAATGAAAAAGTTGCAAACGAGCCAACATTTAAAGAACTCGCCAAAGAGATTTATAACATGATTAAAGATTCAGATTTAGGTGGATTTAATTCTAATAGGTTCGATATTCCTTTATTGGCAGAGGAAATGTTGCGTGCAGATATTGATTTCGATATGAAAAATTGTTTGGCTGTAGATGTGCAAACTATTTTTCATAAAATGGAACAACGTACTTTGAGTGCCGCATATAAATTTTATTGCGATAAAAATCTTGACGGCGCACATAGCGCAGAAGCAGATACTAATGCTACTTACGAGGTTTTAAAAGCACAAATTGCTAAATATGATGAGGTAGAAAATAATACTAAGTTTTTAGCTGAGTTTAGTTCAAGAAAAAAGTTTGCAGACTTTGCGGGTTTTATAGCGTATAATAAAGAGGGTGTTGAATGTTTTTCTTTTGGAAAGCATAAAGGTAAACTAGTCACAGAGGTATTAGAAAAAGAACCAGGATATTTTGGGTGGTTACAAAATGCAGATTTTCCTTTATACACCAAAAAAGTACTAACAAGTATTAAGCTTAGAAGTTTAAATAATAAATTAGGGTAATCTTGTCATTCCTGCGTAGGCAGGAATCCACTCTTAAAGCCAAAATTCAATAATTAAAATAAGATTCCTGCTTTAGTTTATCTTGAGCGAAGACGAAAGGCAGGAATGACAGAAAACATGAAGCTTATTTGCATAGGTAGAAATTACACCGAACACATTAAAGAATTAGAAAACGAAAAACCAACCGATCCAGTGGTTTTTTTGAAGCCAGATACTGCAATTTTGTTGAAGAAGCAGCCTTTTTTCATTCCAGATTTTTCAGAAGATGTACATCATGAAGTCGAAGTTTTGGTAAAAATTAATAGGGTAGGGAAGTATATTGATAGAAAGTTTGCACATAAATATTATAAAGAAATTAGCTTAGGAATTGATTTTACAGCTCGTGATTTGCAAAGCCAATTAAAAGCAAAAGGCTTGCCATGGGAAAAAGCTAAAGCTTTTGAT
The Flavivirga spongiicola genome window above contains:
- a CDS encoding dihydrolipoamide acetyltransferase family protein, with the protein product MAKFELKLPKMGESVAEATITSWLKEVGDTIEMDEPVLEIATDKVDSEVPSEVDGVLVEKFFNADDVVQVGQVIAVIEIEGSGDSESVSSSEEEQHQEEVVEQVMETIAVAKETVESIISNGERFYSPLVKNIAKQEGVSQQELDAISGSGKDGRVTKNDILGYIENRGGTNQEPMTQNIETPVVQPISVEKPKTTTAPVVSNGEDEIVEMTRMGKIIAHHMVESVQTSAHVQSFIEADVTTIWNWRKKVKDGFMKREGENLTFTPIFMEAIAKALRDFPMMNISLQGDTIVKKKNINLGMAAALPDGNLIVPVIKNADQLNLVGMTKQVNDLANRARLNKLKPDDIQGGTYTVTNVGTFGSIMGTPIINQPQVGILALGAIRKVPAVIETPEGDFIGIRYKMFLSHSYDHRVVNGALGGQFVKAVKDYLEAWDSHREI
- a CDS encoding 3'-5' exonuclease is translated as MQLNLTKPICFFDLETTGVNISKDRIVEISILKVFPNGTEESKTWLVNPEMTIPKDVIEIHGITNEKVANEPTFKELAKEIYNMIKDSDLGGFNSNRFDIPLLAEEMLRADIDFDMKNCLAVDVQTIFHKMEQRTLSAAYKFYCDKNLDGAHSAEADTNATYEVLKAQIAKYDEVENNTKFLAEFSSRKKFADFAGFIAYNKEGVECFSFGKHKGKLVTEVLEKEPGYFGWLQNADFPLYTKKVLTSIKLRSLNNKLG
- a CDS encoding fumarylacetoacetate hydrolase family protein, producing the protein MKLICIGRNYTEHIKELENEKPTDPVVFLKPDTAILLKKQPFFIPDFSEDVHHEVEVLVKINRVGKYIDRKFAHKYYKEISLGIDFTARDLQSQLKAKGLPWEKAKAFDGAAVIGSWVKVSDFEDVNNINFSLQKNENIVQNGNTSFMLWKIDELIEYVSKYFTLKIGDIIFTGTPAGVGKVFANDKLKGFIEDKEMFSITVK